The following proteins are encoded in a genomic region of Candidatus Marinarcus aquaticus:
- a CDS encoding HD-GYP domain-containing protein produces MDTIQENKLIGELEELKKSFAQTTDKIIKDIRRHDKIMARSDKRQQQEYDELQIRLDEVEALSKEIEETQREVVFTMGAIGESRSKETGNHVKRVAEYSKVFALYLGLPQKEAELLKQASPMHDIGKVAIPDAILNKPGRFDEAEREIMNTHAELGYNMLQHSQRPLLKMAATVAYEHHEKWDGTGYPRGLKGEQIHVYGRITAMADVFDALGSDRCYKKAWDDERIFNFFKEERGKHFDPQLVDIFFEHLDEFLLIREELKDVFE; encoded by the coding sequence ATGGATACTATCCAAGAGAATAAACTCATAGGTGAATTAGAAGAGCTTAAAAAGAGTTTTGCACAAACAACCGATAAAATTATAAAAGATATTCGACGACATGATAAAATCATGGCACGAAGTGATAAACGACAACAACAAGAGTATGATGAATTGCAAATACGACTTGATGAGGTAGAAGCTTTAAGTAAAGAGATAGAAGAGACTCAAAGAGAAGTTGTCTTTACCATGGGGGCAATTGGTGAAAGCAGAAGTAAAGAGACCGGTAACCACGTAAAAAGAGTGGCAGAATACTCAAAAGTGTTTGCTTTGTATTTGGGACTTCCTCAAAAAGAGGCAGAGCTTCTTAAACAAGCCAGTCCCATGCATGATATTGGAAAAGTCGCTATTCCCGATGCGATTTTAAATAAGCCTGGCCGTTTTGATGAAGCGGAGCGAGAGATTATGAACACACACGCAGAGTTAGGCTATAACATGTTGCAACACTCTCAACGACCACTTTTAAAAATGGCGGCAACGGTTGCGTATGAGCATCATGAAAAGTGGGATGGTACAGGTTACCCACGAGGACTTAAGGGTGAACAAATACATGTTTATGGAAGAATCACAGCCATGGCGGATGTTTTTGATGCATTAGGCAGTGACCGATGTTATAAAAAAGCATGGGATGATGAGCGCATCTTTAATTTTTTTAAAGAGGAGCGTGGTAAACACTTTGATCCACAATTGGTGGATATATTCTTTGAACATTTAGATGAGTTCTTGCTGATTCGAGAAGAGTTGAAAGATGTGTTTGAATAA
- a CDS encoding transporter substrate-binding domain-containing protein, which translates to MKIILLMIPLLVTTLGSLEIDYEERIPYIQKNNGSIKGLVATPALNALTRSGIEYELKEKPSKRHLHEIKSNQKLICALGWFKTSQRETFAKFSKVLYQDQPMGIVIRQQEKPIFENKKLEYILKIPKRLLTKASYSYGNLVDNKIKEYKTRTTEVYTDNQKMLELIMKKRADFMFMAYEEASVLLEQSKYESLEFIPVHDMPQGNKRYMMCSQKVDDEILKIINQYIE; encoded by the coding sequence ATGAAAATCATATTATTAATGATACCTTTACTTGTTACAACGTTAGGCTCTTTAGAGATTGATTATGAAGAACGAATTCCTTATATCCAAAAAAATAATGGCTCAATAAAAGGATTGGTTGCCACACCTGCACTCAATGCTTTAACACGCTCTGGTATTGAGTATGAATTAAAAGAGAAACCTTCAAAACGACACCTACATGAAATAAAAAGCAATCAAAAACTCATATGTGCTTTGGGTTGGTTTAAAACTTCTCAAAGAGAAACTTTTGCAAAATTTTCAAAAGTGTTGTATCAAGATCAACCCATGGGCATTGTCATACGGCAACAAGAGAAACCTATTTTTGAAAATAAAAAGCTCGAATATATTTTAAAAATACCCAAACGACTTTTAACCAAAGCTTCTTACTCTTATGGGAATTTGGTAGACAATAAAATCAAAGAGTATAAAACACGTACTACGGAAGTGTATACAGATAATCAGAAAATGCTTGAATTGATTATGAAAAAAAGAGCAGATTTTATGTTCATGGCGTATGAAGAGGCATCTGTTTTATTAGAACAATCAAAATATGAAAGTTTAGAGTTTATCCCTGTGCATGATATGCCCCAAGGTAATAAACGTTATATGATGTGCTCTCAAAAAGTAGATGATGAAATACTAAAAATCATAAATCAGTATATCGAGTAG
- a CDS encoding DUF1987 domain-containing protein — MNNLIIEATKYTPAINLNAQTGHIKMEGKSYPENTFEFYEPIMSWMKEYFSRPQIKTIVELEIIYFNSSSSKLFFDFFDLIEENRDKSDIEIRWIYDKENESALEAGEDFKEDFESLNFNLLSK, encoded by the coding sequence ATGAATAACTTAATAATAGAAGCGACTAAATATACACCAGCCATTAACTTAAATGCACAAACAGGTCATATCAAAATGGAAGGAAAATCATATCCTGAAAATACATTTGAGTTTTATGAACCCATCATGTCATGGATGAAAGAGTATTTCTCAAGACCGCAAATAAAAACGATAGTAGAATTAGAAATTATTTATTTTAATTCAAGCAGTTCAAAACTCTTTTTTGATTTTTTTGATTTAATTGAAGAAAACAGAGATAAAAGCGATATTGAAATCAGATGGATTTATGATAAAGAGAATGAGAGTGCGTTAGAAGCAGGTGAGGATTTTAAAGAAGATTTTGAAAGCTTAAATTTTAATTTGCTCAGCAAGTAA
- a CDS encoding SiaB family protein kinase, whose product MDIKVIQEIVEEDGIVFLTYGGFLSQTLIAGMTEALENEAEIGDLNKGIANNIFTIFIELSQNMMNYSKTKSQDCVDLKSQGLIVVGRNSNGSYYLHSQNIIDKQDRDKIEPVLQKIKKLNKDELKQTYRELRRSGKNTHGKGGGIGFYEIAKRCDAIDFEFKPINDEKYYFHFQVEVLNKQ is encoded by the coding sequence ATGGATATTAAAGTCATACAAGAAATCGTAGAAGAAGATGGAATTGTGTTTTTAACATATGGAGGGTTTTTATCTCAAACGCTTATTGCAGGAATGACTGAAGCTTTAGAAAATGAAGCAGAGATAGGGGATCTTAATAAAGGCATTGCAAACAATATCTTTACTATTTTCATTGAACTGTCGCAAAATATGATGAACTATTCTAAAACAAAATCTCAAGATTGCGTTGATTTAAAATCTCAAGGTTTGATTGTGGTTGGAAGAAACAGTAATGGAAGCTATTATTTACACTCGCAAAATATCATTGATAAACAAGACAGGGACAAAATAGAACCCGTGTTACAAAAAATTAAAAAACTCAATAAAGATGAATTAAAACAAACCTACAGAGAACTCAGACGGAGTGGTAAAAACACTCATGGGAAAGGGGGTGGAATTGGCTTTTATGAGATTGCAAAACGGTGTGATGCAATCGATTTTGAGTTTAAACCCATCAACGATGAAAAATACTACTTCCATTTTCAAGTAGAAGTACTCAACAAACAATAA
- a CDS encoding transporter substrate-binding domain-containing protein, with translation MIRLFFICIVLFQFLLGVEKREIRELSAALAHPLFELSNNEANTILEAFMNDNIDVQYIIVKDTIVNEEFAVYYRDQYSTIRLRQSTDETLSNDCQRKKVSNIELKGEDIGDIYLCLKEVIPELQFTKEEEAWIKSHPIITVHNERDWAPFNFNKNGEPMGFSIDYIRLLAEKSGLKVQFQTANWDTLLNKTYTNELDVMMNIARTSEREKKLLYVGVYARNVAGVLTQENRTDISNLESLFGKKVSVVKGFIYEEFLEKRYPKIEVVKYNDAMSALKAVVFGDVDATLGKTAVFNYLISENLIKGLKYTADVKADDPEMENLYIAVRKGAPLLQSILKKTMNHVSIKEVDELRLKWFKQRKRVQFTNTEYAWLDRRPIVRYSEVNWKPLSIIENNAMSGIMGDYLNMVADLTGIEFEFVPSKSWPDVLDKFKKGEIDLVPGVSNTKEEMQLGLITRSFAQYPMVVVTNENIEYVNSMDSIKNNIFALPKHYSSYNYVKSLYPKAKILEAKNVPEALFNVSNEKADVFVGHIAPAVYNIAKIGKDNLKISGDAGQDFSHHFLIQPSLPQLHSIVNKIFESITEKERERIYNGWLDIKVEQNTGFSLQRIITYIIPVVLVIAIILALIVYWNRKLKSLVDKKTQNIQEQKEELQTLLDSFDRNVIFVQTDLQGVITHPSRAFCEVCGYQEKELIGKSTNILRHPEMPKEVFEKLWNTIKSKMQWRGEIKNKAKDGSDYWVYSRIEPEYNNDGEHIGYKSISQDITNKKIVEDLSINLEKKVEERTLDLENAKKKIEALHQNTQDSIEYASLIQHTLIPSSEIFRGFFSDYFAIWQPKDIVGGDVYLFEELDEDTSLLMVIDCTGHGVPGAFVTMLVKAIERQIISTIINKKEELSPAKILKIFNRSMKHLLKQEDENSISNAGFDGGVLCYNKKKAMIKYAGANIPLFYVKEGKLNIIKADRHSIGYKKSDRNFEFKEHVIETQKGMSFYLSTDGYLDQNGGAKGFPFGKRRFAQLIEEFHSYSCADQQEQFLYTLMEYQGDEERNDDIAVVGVKI, from the coding sequence ATGATACGACTTTTTTTTATCTGTATTGTCCTGTTTCAATTTTTGTTGGGTGTTGAGAAAAGAGAAATTCGAGAACTCTCTGCTGCACTTGCTCATCCTTTGTTTGAGTTGAGTAATAATGAAGCCAATACAATTCTTGAAGCCTTTATGAATGATAACATCGATGTGCAATATATCATTGTTAAAGATACCATTGTGAATGAAGAGTTCGCTGTATATTATCGAGACCAATACAGCACCATTCGACTTCGTCAAAGTACTGATGAAACATTGTCCAATGATTGTCAAAGAAAAAAAGTGTCTAATATTGAACTCAAAGGGGAAGATATTGGGGATATTTATCTGTGTTTAAAAGAGGTTATCCCAGAACTTCAATTTACGAAAGAAGAAGAAGCTTGGATAAAGAGTCATCCGATCATAACCGTACACAATGAAAGAGATTGGGCTCCTTTTAATTTTAATAAAAATGGTGAGCCAATGGGCTTCTCCATAGATTATATACGACTGTTAGCAGAAAAAAGTGGTTTAAAAGTACAGTTTCAAACGGCCAATTGGGATACATTGCTTAACAAAACATATACCAATGAACTTGATGTGATGATGAATATTGCTCGTACATCAGAAAGAGAAAAAAAGCTGCTTTACGTGGGCGTTTATGCACGAAATGTGGCCGGTGTTTTAACGCAAGAAAATCGCACAGATATTTCAAACCTCGAATCTTTGTTTGGAAAAAAAGTTTCAGTAGTGAAGGGCTTTATCTATGAGGAGTTTTTAGAAAAACGATATCCAAAAATTGAAGTGGTGAAATATAACGATGCAATGAGTGCATTAAAGGCAGTTGTTTTTGGTGATGTGGATGCAACCCTTGGAAAAACAGCCGTGTTTAATTATTTGATTTCTGAAAATCTTATCAAAGGTTTAAAATATACAGCGGATGTAAAAGCAGATGATCCAGAGATGGAGAACCTCTATATAGCAGTTCGTAAAGGGGCACCACTTTTACAATCAATTTTGAAAAAAACAATGAACCATGTCTCTATAAAAGAGGTTGATGAACTTCGTCTGAAATGGTTTAAACAAAGAAAACGAGTACAATTTACCAATACAGAGTATGCGTGGTTGGATCGTCGTCCTATTGTGCGTTACAGTGAAGTAAATTGGAAACCACTTTCAATCATAGAGAACAATGCTATGTCTGGTATTATGGGAGATTATCTCAATATGGTTGCAGATCTTACAGGTATAGAGTTTGAGTTTGTGCCTTCAAAATCTTGGCCAGATGTACTGGATAAGTTTAAAAAGGGTGAAATTGATTTGGTTCCTGGAGTGAGTAACACTAAAGAAGAGATGCAATTAGGATTGATCACTCGTTCCTTTGCCCAATATCCCATGGTGGTTGTGACCAATGAAAACATTGAATATGTCAATTCAATGGATTCGATTAAAAATAATATATTTGCTTTACCCAAACATTACAGCAGTTATAATTATGTTAAATCGCTTTATCCCAAAGCGAAGATTTTAGAGGCCAAAAATGTTCCTGAAGCTCTTTTTAATGTCTCGAATGAAAAAGCAGATGTCTTTGTGGGGCATATTGCACCAGCAGTGTATAATATTGCGAAAATAGGAAAAGATAATCTGAAAATTTCAGGTGATGCCGGGCAGGATTTTTCACATCACTTTTTGATTCAACCTTCACTCCCACAGTTGCACTCTATTGTGAATAAGATTTTTGAATCCATCACAGAAAAAGAGAGAGAACGCATCTATAATGGATGGTTGGATATTAAAGTTGAACAAAATACGGGTTTCTCTCTTCAACGCATTATTACCTATATCATTCCGGTAGTTTTGGTTATTGCCATTATTTTGGCATTGATTGTATATTGGAACAGAAAACTTAAATCTTTGGTGGATAAAAAGACACAAAATATTCAAGAACAAAAAGAGGAGTTGCAGACACTTTTAGACTCTTTTGATAGAAATGTAATTTTTGTACAAACGGATTTGCAAGGTGTGATTACCCATCCAAGTAGAGCATTTTGTGAGGTGTGTGGTTACCAAGAAAAAGAGTTGATAGGCAAATCAACAAATATTTTAAGGCATCCTGAAATGCCTAAAGAGGTGTTTGAAAAACTTTGGAATACCATCAAATCAAAAATGCAATGGCGAGGAGAGATAAAAAACAAGGCCAAAGATGGCAGTGATTATTGGGTCTATTCAAGAATTGAACCAGAGTACAATAATGATGGAGAACACATTGGTTATAAGTCAATCAGTCAAGATATTACCAATAAAAAGATTGTTGAGGATTTAAGTATCAATCTTGAAAAAAAAGTTGAAGAGAGAACTTTGGATTTAGAAAATGCAAAAAAGAAGATTGAAGCATTGCATCAAAATACACAAGATTCCATTGAGTATGCCTCCTTGATTCAACATACCCTTATCCCTTCAAGTGAGATCTTTAGAGGTTTCTTCAGTGATTATTTTGCGATTTGGCAACCCAAAGATATTGTAGGTGGTGATGTCTATTTGTTTGAAGAGTTGGATGAAGATACTTCTTTGCTTATGGTCATTGATTGTACAGGACACGGAGTCCCTGGCGCATTTGTAACCATGTTGGTTAAAGCCATAGAACGACAAATTATATCCACCATTATCAATAAAAAAGAAGAGCTAAGCCCTGCTAAAATTCTAAAAATTTTTAACAGAAGCATGAAACATCTGTTAAAACAAGAGGATGAAAATTCGATTTCCAATGCAGGATTTGATGGGGGTGTGTTATGCTACAATAAAAAGAAGGCTATGATTAAATATGCAGGTGCAAATATTCCACTTTTTTATGTAAAAGAGGGCAAACTTAATATCATTAAAGCCGATCGTCACTCGATTGGTTATAAAAAGAGTGATCGAAATTTTGAGTTTAAAGAACATGTGATTGAAACACAAAAAGGGATGAGTTTTTATTTAAGTACTGATGGGTATTTGGATCAAAACGGTGGAGCAAAAGGATTTCCTTTTGGTAAACGAAGATTTGCACAACTTATTGAAGAATTTCATAGCTACTCATGCGCTGATCAGCAAGAGCAGTTTTTGTATACACTGATGGAGTATCAAGGTGACGAAGAGAGAAATGATGATATAGCAGTTGTAGGAGTTAAAATATGA
- a CDS encoding response regulator, whose protein sequence is MQFLVVDDSALARKRVCEYLASLGYEVIAQACNGEEAIKCYHEYKPSYIMMDFEMPVLNGVEASKQLLALDANLKIVLITSVEDKKELIHAIKLGVKKVIKKPYTQETFNRTIEEIL, encoded by the coding sequence ATGCAATTTTTAGTTGTTGATGATTCAGCTTTGGCTCGAAAGCGTGTTTGTGAATATTTGGCTTCATTGGGATATGAAGTCATAGCTCAAGCGTGTAATGGGGAAGAAGCCATCAAGTGTTATCATGAATATAAACCGTCGTATATTATGATGGATTTTGAGATGCCCGTACTCAATGGTGTTGAAGCATCTAAACAATTGTTGGCGTTGGATGCAAATTTAAAAATTGTATTAATCACCTCTGTTGAAGATAAAAAAGAGTTGATACATGCCATAAAACTGGGTGTTAAAAAGGTGATTAAAAAACCCTATACACAAGAGACATTTAATCGTACAATAGAAGAAATATTATAA
- the nifJ gene encoding pyruvate:ferredoxin (flavodoxin) oxidoreductase, which translates to MSKKFATMDGNEAAAYVSYAFTEVAGVYPITPSSQMGDNTEKWATQGKKNLFGTTVKVIEMQSEAGAAGTFHGSLQAGALTTTYTASQGLLLKIPNMYKVAGQLLPGVIHVSARALAAHALSIFGDHQDVMSARATGFAMLATGSVQEVMDLGGVAHLAAIKGRVPFLHFFDGFRTSHEINKVEVMDYDVFDRLLDKEAVQKFRDTSLNPESPVTRGTAQNDDIYFQGREASNQYYNAVPDIVNDYMKEISKVTGRNYAPFTYYGDENATDIIVAMGSVTETIKETIDYLTKTEGRKVGLLTVHLYRPFSIKYFMDALPDSVERICVIDRTKEPGSLGEPLFLDIKSVFYGQAKQPKIIGGRYGLSSKDVPPAQIIALYNNLASETSKDNFTVGINDDVTFTSIEVGENVSVVEDVNECLFYGLGADGTVGANKNSVKIIGDKTDLYAQAYFAYDSKKSGGYTRSHLRFSKAPIRSTYLVSTPGFVACSKEVYLEQYEVIDKIREGGTFLLNSIHSVAEVQERMPARVKKILADKKVKFYIINATKLARDIGLGTRTNTIMQAAFFKLADVIPYEEAKTYMKEYAEKAYGNKGEEIVKMNFAAIDVGAEGIEEVPVDPAWSNLDGGALVVNSTYKGSEYVEQFAKVVNAAKGDEIPVSSFINLGMEGGTFENGSTKYEKRAIATMVPQWNADTCIQCNQCAFECPHAVIRPFLMDENEFAKAPEGVKATSLDAKAKGTKDQGLKYKIQVSIMDCTGCNVCVDICPTKEKSLKMVPYEVEEKNNEQVNADYLFNDVTYKDYLVDKSSVQGSQFAKPLFEFHSACPGCGETPYITLATQMFGDRMMIANATGCTSIYSASAPSTPYTKNEKGEGPAWANSLFEDTAEFGYGMHHANETIRNRIQTIMNDTMETATNPLKALYKEWLENRNDGVKTQEIRDKLVPQLEQNQDLPGVKDLLSLRKYIVRKSQWIIGGDGWAYDIGYGGLDHVLSTGENVNVLVVDTEVYSNTGGQSSKAARTGSIADFTNDGKPNAKKDLGYISMTYGNIYVAQVNSRANQKQVAQAMKEAEEYNGPSLVIAYSPCIAHGIKGGLMKSVDQGALATECGYWPIYTFDPRKIEQGQNPIKISGKKPKWEKYEDFLMQENRYISLKKLNPEHATELLEQNKREAQYRYRQLARMAAADYSDELEGEHV; encoded by the coding sequence ATGTCAAAAAAATTTGCTACAATGGATGGTAACGAAGCTGCTGCATACGTGTCATATGCTTTCACAGAAGTAGCTGGGGTTTATCCTATTACTCCATCTTCACAAATGGGTGATAATACAGAAAAATGGGCAACTCAAGGTAAAAAGAACCTGTTTGGAACAACAGTAAAAGTTATTGAAATGCAATCAGAAGCGGGTGCTGCTGGTACATTCCATGGTTCACTTCAAGCAGGTGCATTAACAACAACTTATACAGCATCTCAAGGTCTTTTATTAAAAATACCAAATATGTATAAAGTTGCAGGTCAACTCTTACCAGGTGTTATTCACGTATCTGCAAGAGCATTGGCGGCACATGCACTCTCTATTTTTGGTGACCACCAAGACGTTATGAGTGCCAGAGCCACTGGATTTGCAATGTTAGCAACAGGTTCTGTACAAGAAGTGATGGATTTAGGTGGTGTAGCTCACCTTGCTGCTATTAAAGGGAGAGTACCATTTTTACACTTCTTCGATGGATTCAGAACTTCACACGAAATCAACAAAGTTGAAGTGATGGATTACGATGTATTTGACAGACTTTTAGATAAAGAAGCCGTTCAAAAATTCAGAGATACATCACTTAATCCAGAATCTCCAGTTACCAGAGGTACGGCACAAAATGATGACATCTACTTCCAAGGAAGAGAAGCTTCAAACCAATACTATAATGCCGTTCCTGATATTGTAAACGATTACATGAAAGAGATTTCAAAAGTAACAGGAAGAAACTATGCGCCATTTACATATTATGGTGATGAGAATGCAACTGATATTATTGTTGCTATGGGTTCTGTTACAGAGACCATTAAAGAGACCATCGATTACTTAACAAAAACAGAAGGACGAAAAGTTGGTCTGTTAACCGTTCACTTATATCGACCATTCAGTATTAAATACTTTATGGATGCACTTCCAGACTCAGTTGAAAGAATCTGTGTAATTGACAGAACAAAAGAGCCAGGAAGCTTAGGTGAGCCTCTCTTCTTAGATATTAAATCAGTATTCTACGGTCAAGCAAAACAACCAAAAATCATTGGTGGACGATATGGTCTATCTTCTAAGGATGTTCCACCTGCACAAATCATTGCACTGTATAATAACTTAGCCAGTGAAACATCAAAAGACAACTTCACAGTGGGTATCAATGATGATGTTACTTTTACTTCAATTGAAGTGGGTGAAAATGTATCGGTTGTTGAAGATGTAAATGAATGCCTTTTCTATGGACTTGGTGCTGATGGTACGGTTGGGGCAAACAAAAACTCGGTTAAAATTATTGGGGATAAAACAGATTTATATGCACAAGCATATTTTGCATATGACTCAAAGAAATCAGGTGGATATACACGTTCACACCTAAGATTCTCAAAAGCACCAATTCGATCAACGTATCTTGTATCAACTCCAGGGTTTGTAGCCTGTTCTAAAGAGGTTTATTTAGAGCAATACGAAGTAATTGATAAAATCAGAGAAGGTGGTACTTTCCTTTTAAACTCAATTCACTCAGTTGCTGAAGTTCAAGAGAGAATGCCTGCGCGAGTTAAAAAAATCTTAGCAGATAAAAAAGTTAAATTCTATATCATCAATGCAACGAAACTTGCAAGAGATATCGGTTTGGGTACCAGAACCAATACCATTATGCAAGCTGCATTCTTTAAACTTGCAGATGTTATTCCTTACGAAGAAGCAAAAACATACATGAAAGAGTATGCAGAAAAAGCGTATGGAAATAAAGGTGAAGAGATTGTTAAAATGAACTTTGCTGCAATTGATGTAGGTGCAGAAGGAATTGAAGAAGTGCCTGTTGATCCAGCATGGTCAAACTTAGATGGTGGGGCTTTAGTGGTAAACTCTACATATAAAGGTTCTGAGTATGTTGAACAATTTGCAAAAGTAGTAAATGCTGCCAAAGGGGATGAAATTCCTGTTTCTTCATTCATTAATCTTGGAATGGAGGGTGGAACGTTTGAAAATGGTTCTACAAAATATGAAAAAAGAGCAATTGCAACCATGGTACCGCAATGGAATGCCGATACATGTATTCAATGTAACCAATGTGCATTTGAGTGTCCACACGCAGTAATTCGACCATTTTTGATGGACGAAAATGAATTTGCAAAAGCACCTGAAGGGGTAAAAGCAACGTCACTTGATGCAAAAGCAAAAGGAACAAAAGATCAAGGATTAAAATACAAAATCCAAGTCTCTATTATGGACTGTACGGGATGTAACGTTTGTGTTGATATTTGTCCTACAAAAGAGAAATCTCTTAAAATGGTTCCATATGAAGTGGAAGAAAAAAATAATGAGCAAGTTAATGCAGACTACTTATTCAATGATGTAACTTATAAAGATTATTTAGTGGATAAATCATCGGTTCAAGGTTCACAATTTGCTAAGCCACTGTTTGAGTTCCACTCAGCTTGTCCAGGGTGTGGAGAGACGCCATACATCACGTTAGCAACTCAAATGTTTGGTGACAGAATGATGATTGCAAATGCTACTGGATGTACTTCTATTTACTCAGCATCAGCTCCTTCAACACCATATACAAAAAATGAAAAAGGTGAAGGTCCTGCATGGGCAAACTCACTGTTTGAAGACACAGCAGAGTTTGGTTATGGTATGCACCATGCAAATGAAACCATTCGAAACAGAATTCAAACAATCATGAATGACACAATGGAGACTGCAACGAATCCATTAAAAGCATTGTATAAAGAGTGGTTAGAAAACAGAAATGATGGTGTTAAAACACAAGAAATCAGAGACAAATTGGTACCTCAATTAGAGCAAAACCAAGACTTACCAGGTGTAAAAGACTTATTAAGCCTTAGAAAATACATCGTAAGAAAATCTCAATGGATCATCGGTGGAGATGGTTGGGCATACGACATCGGTTATGGTGGACTTGACCACGTACTTTCAACTGGTGAAAACGTAAACGTACTTGTTGTTGATACAGAAGTTTACTCAAATACAGGTGGACAATCATCTAAAGCAGCAAGAACTGGTTCTATTGCAGACTTTACAAATGATGGTAAACCAAATGCGAAAAAAGATTTAGGTTACATCTCTATGACTTACGGTAACATCTATGTTGCACAAGTCAATTCAAGAGCAAATCAAAAACAAGTTGCACAAGCAATGAAAGAGGCTGAAGAGTACAATGGACCTTCACTTGTGATTGCATACTCTCCTTGTATTGCGCACGGTATTAAAGGTGGATTGATGAAATCAGTTGACCAAGGTGCATTAGCAACAGAATGTGGTTACTGGCCAATTTATACATTTGACCCAAGAAAAATTGAGCAAGGGCAAAACCCAATCAAAATTTCTGGAAAAAAACCAAAATGGGAAAAATATGAAGATTTCTTAATGCAGGAAAACCGATATATCTCATTGAAAAAACTCAACCCAGAGCATGCAACTGAGTTGTTAGAGCAAAATAAAAGAGAGGCTCAATACAGATATCGACAGTTAGCGAGAATGGCAGCTGCGGATTACTCAGATGAATTAGAAGGTGAACACGTATAA
- a CDS encoding sensor histidine kinase, producing MSEKKNSSMYIGKFLEKEYHQFRDDMMDLLDDYKRKSQRLDKIIKQSDKMQMQLLKANEELDEYKNNLEKKVEEEIVKRKQKEQMLLDQSKFAAMGEMIDAIAHQWAQPLSIIKLHTSSLEFDFQAGKVNAEYIQQHQEKISHVIEHMNTTLKEFRNFFREDKEKQSFYVKEMIAKVLLFVNDEFVKNRISFSTQIEENFEMIGIENELKHILLNIVNNAKDAFIRNSISSRVIHIKTYTTPTHQVIEISDNAGGINKEIINDIFKANVTTSKDGKGTGIGLYLSALIAEKNSLQLEAKNIENGAMFTLKKMRKG from the coding sequence ATGAGTGAAAAAAAGAACAGTTCGATGTATATTGGTAAATTCTTAGAAAAAGAGTATCATCAATTTCGTGATGATATGATGGATTTATTGGATGATTATAAACGAAAGAGTCAACGGCTTGATAAAATCATCAAACAAAGTGATAAAATGCAGATGCAACTGCTTAAAGCCAATGAAGAGCTTGATGAGTATAAAAACAATCTTGAAAAAAAAGTGGAAGAGGAGATTGTTAAACGTAAGCAAAAAGAGCAGATGTTATTAGACCAATCAAAGTTTGCCGCCATGGGGGAGATGATCGATGCCATTGCACACCAATGGGCACAACCCTTGAGTATCATCAAGCTGCATACCTCTTCTTTAGAGTTTGATTTCCAAGCAGGTAAAGTCAACGCCGAGTATATTCAACAGCATCAAGAAAAAATATCTCATGTGATTGAACACATGAATACAACGCTCAAAGAGTTCAGAAACTTTTTCAGAGAAGATAAAGAGAAGCAAAGCTTTTATGTCAAAGAGATGATCGCCAAAGTGTTATTGTTTGTCAATGATGAGTTTGTAAAAAATCGCATAAGCTTTTCAACGCAGATTGAAGAGAATTTTGAGATGATAGGCATTGAAAATGAACTCAAACATATCCTTTTAAATATTGTCAATAATGCCAAAGATGCATTTATTCGAAACAGTATCTCTTCTAGAGTCATTCATATTAAAACCTATACCACACCAACGCATCAAGTTATTGAAATTTCTGATAATGCAGGAGGTATTAATAAAGAGATTATTAATGATATTTTTAAAGCCAATGTCACCACATCTAAAGATGGTAAAGGAACCGGCATAGGTCTATATCTGAGTGCACTCATAGCTGAAAAAAACAGCCTTCAACTTGAAGCAAAGAATATTGAAAATGGTGCCATGTTTACACTTAAAAAAATGAGAAAAGGGTGA